From the Gemmatimonadaceae bacterium genome, the window TGTGGCGCTGCGCGGGAAAGTCGTGCTTGTCGACTTCTGGGAATATACCTGCGTGAACTGGATCCGCACCGCGCCGTATGTCAAGGCATGGAATCGCGAGTACGCATCATTCGGTCTCGTTGTGATCGGGGTCCATGCCCCCGAGTTCGAATTCGGCAGGCGCGCTGAGAACATCGACCGCGGCATTCGTGATCGAGGACTAACCTACCCGATCGCGATCGATAACGAGTTCGCCATCTGGCGGGCATTTGGGAACGACGCGTGGCCCGCGAAATATCTCTTCGATGATCGAGGACGCCTCGTGCACCGATGGGTCGGAGAAGGGAACTACGACGAAATCGAGCGTGAGATCAGGCGTCTCTTGCTTGGTGCACAGCCCGGAATCATGATGCCGCCGTTGAGCGGCGAGTCGACGACGTTTGCGAAGACTGGTCAACCTTCCTACGCCGGGATTACGAACGAGACTTACCTCGGCGCTGACCGGCGCGAGCCGGGGGCTGTCACACTGAAGGGCGATTGGCACATCGACCACGAGTACATCGAACTGAAGAAGGGCAACGGCGAAATCGTCCTCCCTTTTACGGCCTCCGAGGTGAATCTCGTCATGCAACCCGGGGCAGCGGGAGTTGCGGCTGTTTCAGTACTGCTCGATGGACAGCCGGTCGGAGACGCACGCGGAATGGATGTGGGCACAGACGGATTTGCGCGTTTCGATCGATCGGGAATGATTCGCCTGGTCGCCGGAGCCGTGCGACGACGCCACGTACTCACGCTGGCCTCTGGCGGTCCAGGGCTGCGCGCGTATGTGTTCACGTTCGGGCCCTGAGGAATTCGAATGCTGCGGGGATGCTCTGACGCATCTAGTGTTGACGAACTGGTCCGGACGCGTTCTCGCTTTTGCAAGATTTGGTATCGCCCTCGGTACGAGGGCGATACCAAGTCGACCGGCTCGAACTCGACTCAGTTGCTGTCCGCTCCCATCGATGCGTACGTAAGAACATCGAGATGTACGGTGTAAGTGAATCGGCGAACTGTGTCAGAACTGTGTCACATACCCCCCGAAACCCTGGGTCAACACCGTGATTTACGGGGACACGTCGACGCACATCGTTGTAGGGTGAAGTCGTTGATCGGAAGTGCGTTGGTGGGATTCGGTGTGCGTCAGCACGCGCGGCGGGAGTCAATTTCCAAGCGTGCTCCTTCAACCACTCGGACATCTCTCCGCTTTAGAATCAACGGCTTGCGAGCGGCGAACGAGGATTATCGCACACGCCGGCGACTTCCGACCACTTCCTCCGATCTTGTTTGCATTCAAAGGGTTGGGCGCGCACGCCACCGATGTGCGCGCCGAATTGTGTCAGACCTCTGAATGTACCGCGATCACTTACGGCGATTTACCCAAGCTGGATCTGGTGCAGAAGGCCGCGCGAGAGGCTATGTGACACGGGCTCGC encodes:
- a CDS encoding redoxin domain-containing protein — protein: MLATVGPLFVLLGFAAASCLVIADSTLPSLKAERWVNSPALTAVALRGKVVLVDFWEYTCVNWIRTAPYVKAWNREYASFGLVVIGVHAPEFEFGRRAENIDRGIRDRGLTYPIAIDNEFAIWRAFGNDAWPAKYLFDDRGRLVHRWVGEGNYDEIEREIRRLLLGAQPGIMMPPLSGESTTFAKTGQPSYAGITNETYLGADRREPGAVTLKGDWHIDHEYIELKKGNGEIVLPFTASEVNLVMQPGAAGVAAVSVLLDGQPVGDARGMDVGTDGFARFDRSGMIRLVAGAVRRRHVLTLASGGPGLRAYVFTFGP